One region of Synechococcus elongatus PCC 11801 genomic DNA includes:
- a CDS encoding M61 family metallopeptidase, giving the protein MTLAQATADFLAIAAQGLTYRVAMPNPCNHLFEVTLQISDWQADRVTVQLPAWTPGSYLLREYVRHLQGFQAQTTTGQPLPWRKLRKNAWQIETQGYCDLQVSYQVLATELTVRTNHLDRSHGFFTPAALCLYIEDWRDRPCQVEIIAPEDWTIATALPAIASNRFQAADYDTLVDSPFELGPEQTQAFTVLGKKHYWRIWGGSLNSDRLVADTTRLIETEAQIFGGLPYDHYWFILHLSSGGYGGLEHRDSTVLAFDRHTITEPEGYRRFLQLVAHEFFHLWNVKRIRPKALEQFDYEAENYTPSLWFSEGATSYYDLLLPLRAGLYGVNTFLEALSKDLSRYLTTPGRAVQPLSESSFDAWVKLYRRDAYSDNQQMSYYLKGQLVCWLLDLEIRHHQPDRSFDDVLRLLWQRYGQPQEVGFEEAELRQIFSEVAGVDLTSFFDRYVDGLEELPIAKAIESVGLKLQPQSSEHPSHGLRLADEQGRCQVKFVASNSPGEQAGLMIGDELVALNGLRVTAESFTRRLGSCQAGQTLELTIFHDDQLQSRWLTLAEPQPQSYTLRLSSEATPEQRDRFQRWLGLESQS; this is encoded by the coding sequence ATGACGCTCGCGCAAGCTACTGCTGATTTCCTGGCGATCGCTGCCCAAGGCCTCACCTATCGTGTGGCCATGCCCAATCCCTGCAACCACTTATTTGAAGTGACTCTGCAGATCAGCGATTGGCAGGCCGACAGGGTGACTGTGCAGCTACCAGCTTGGACACCTGGTTCTTACCTGCTGCGGGAATACGTTCGCCATCTCCAAGGCTTTCAGGCGCAGACGACAACAGGCCAACCACTACCCTGGCGTAAACTCCGCAAGAACGCTTGGCAGATTGAGACGCAGGGATATTGCGATCTGCAAGTGAGCTATCAAGTGCTGGCCACGGAATTAACCGTCCGCACCAATCACCTCGATCGCAGTCACGGCTTCTTCACCCCTGCCGCTCTTTGTCTGTATATCGAAGACTGGCGCGATCGCCCCTGTCAGGTTGAAATTATTGCCCCTGAAGACTGGACGATTGCCACGGCACTGCCTGCGATCGCCTCTAATCGGTTCCAAGCAGCTGACTACGACACCCTCGTCGATAGTCCCTTTGAACTGGGGCCAGAGCAGACCCAAGCGTTCACAGTTCTGGGCAAAAAGCACTACTGGCGCATTTGGGGCGGCAGCCTCAATAGCGATCGCCTCGTGGCCGATACCACCCGACTGATTGAAACCGAGGCTCAGATCTTTGGTGGTCTTCCCTACGACCACTACTGGTTTATCCTCCATCTCAGTAGCGGTGGCTATGGCGGGCTCGAGCATCGCGACAGTACCGTGCTGGCCTTCGATCGCCACACCATCACTGAACCCGAAGGCTACCGACGCTTCCTGCAACTGGTTGCCCACGAGTTTTTCCATCTCTGGAATGTCAAGCGCATCCGACCCAAAGCACTCGAGCAGTTTGATTACGAGGCTGAAAACTACACCCCTTCGCTCTGGTTTAGTGAAGGGGCCACAAGTTACTACGATTTGCTGCTTCCACTGCGGGCGGGACTCTACGGCGTCAATACCTTTTTGGAAGCCCTGAGCAAAGATCTCAGCCGCTATCTGACAACGCCTGGTCGTGCCGTACAGCCCCTCTCCGAGTCCAGCTTTGATGCTTGGGTCAAGCTCTATCGTCGCGATGCTTACAGCGATAACCAGCAGATGTCCTACTACTTGAAAGGGCAGCTGGTCTGCTGGTTATTGGATTTGGAGATTCGTCATCATCAGCCCGATCGCAGCTTCGATGATGTGTTGCGGCTCCTCTGGCAGCGCTATGGCCAGCCGCAGGAAGTGGGGTTTGAAGAGGCGGAGCTACGGCAGATTTTCAGTGAAGTTGCGGGTGTGGATCTCACCAGTTTCTTCGATCGCTATGTCGATGGGCTTGAAGAACTGCCGATTGCTAAAGCAATAGAGTCTGTAGGGCTGAAACTACAACCACAGAGTTCCGAGCATCCCAGCCATGGCTTGCGGTTGGCGGACGAGCAGGGACGTTGCCAAGTCAAATTTGTAGCGAGCAACAGTCCCGGTGAGCAGGCAGGGTTAATGATTGGCGATGAACTGGTTGCCCTCAATGGACTGCGGGTCACGGCTGAGAGTTTCACTCGCCGCCTCGGCAGTTGCCAAGCGGGGCAAACCCTAGAGCTGACCATTTTTCACGATGATCAACTCCAGTCGCGCTGGCTCACGCTGGCAGAACCACAACCCCAGAGCTATACACTCCGACTCTCCTCCGAAGCGACACCTGAACAACGCGATCGCTTTCAGCGCTGGCTGGGTTTGGAGAGCCAATCATGA
- a CDS encoding histone deacetylase family protein — MDLPLVYHPSYSAPLPSTHRFPMAKFRLLYDRLLHDRVVSPQQFQQPDRPPLEWLALVHSLDYIQSYSEGQLDERSLRRIGLPWSPALVERTWIAVGGTILTARLALQHGLACNLAGGTHHAFPDYGSGFCIFNDCAIAAKLLLQEELVERILIVDLDVHQGDGTAWIFRDEPRVFTFSMHCEANFPARKQQSDCDVALAEGMEDDAYLQKLAHYLPDLLSQFRPDLVIYNAGVDPHAGDRLGKLALTDTGLFRREMQVLETCVRQGYPVASVLGGGYCEDFDALVYRHSLCQRAASDVYRTAA, encoded by the coding sequence GTGGACCTTCCCCTGGTCTATCACCCCAGTTATTCCGCTCCCTTGCCTTCAACCCATCGCTTCCCGATGGCCAAATTTCGGCTTCTGTACGATCGCCTCTTGCACGATCGCGTGGTCAGTCCACAGCAGTTCCAACAGCCCGATCGCCCGCCGTTGGAGTGGCTAGCTCTCGTTCACAGCTTGGACTACATCCAGTCCTACAGCGAGGGGCAGCTCGATGAGCGATCGCTGCGACGGATTGGTCTGCCTTGGAGTCCGGCTCTGGTCGAGCGGACTTGGATTGCCGTTGGGGGCACCATCCTGACAGCGCGGTTAGCGCTCCAGCACGGATTAGCCTGCAATCTCGCTGGCGGGACTCATCATGCTTTCCCAGACTATGGCTCTGGCTTTTGCATTTTTAATGACTGCGCGATCGCGGCCAAACTCCTGCTACAGGAAGAACTGGTTGAGCGAATTTTGATTGTTGACCTCGATGTCCATCAGGGCGATGGCACCGCTTGGATTTTTCGAGATGAGCCCCGAGTCTTTACCTTTTCGATGCACTGCGAAGCCAACTTCCCGGCACGGAAGCAGCAGAGCGATTGTGATGTTGCCCTAGCGGAAGGTATGGAAGACGATGCCTACCTCCAGAAGCTGGCCCACTACCTACCCGATCTGCTGAGTCAGTTTCGGCCAGATTTGGTGATCTATAATGCTGGAGTCGATCCGCACGCAGGCGATCGCCTCGGCAAACTGGCGCTGACAGATACCGGCCTCTTTCGTCGGGAAATGCAAGTGCTAGAAACCTGTGTGCGGCAGGGTTATCCCGTTGCCTCAGTGCTGGGCGGCGGCTATTGCGAAGACTTTGACGCGCTGGTCTATCGCCATTCCCTGTGCCAGCGGGCGGCGAGTGATGTTTATCGGACAGCGGCCTAA